The DNA window CGGGCGCCCTCGATTCGACGTGCGGTGAGCTTGGTTGCCTCCGCGATCGTTGCTGCGCTCACGGCCGCGTCGTGCTCACTCAGCCAGGATCTGGACTCCCTGAAGTCTGGCTCGGCCGACGCTGGCACGTCCGACAGCGGCAAGCCGGACGGCGACGCGGCTATCTGCGTTCCGGACCCCGGAGTGTGCGTGGCCTCCGGCGCGGAGTGCGGCAAGTACGACGACGGCAAGTGCCCGCTCGATTGTGGCGCGTGTCCGCCAGGGCTCAGCTGCGGCGGCGGCGGCAAGGCCAATCGCTGCGGCTGCAAACCAACCACCTGTGCGGACAGTGGTCGACAGTGCGGCATTGCTTCGGACGGGTGCGGCGGCACCCTGTCGTGTGGGGAGTGCACGGGTAGCCTGCTCTGCTCTGACAAAGGCCAATGCGTGACCTGCACCGAGGGCGCTGCCTGCTCACCTTCCAAGCTCTGCGTCACCTCGAGCATGGACTGCAGCGGAGCCCCGAAGTGCGTCGACGACGGATTCATCAGTGAGGGTAAGGCGTGCGGTCCCGGCCTCACCTGCAACGGCAAGGGCAACTGCGTCTGCACCCCCAAGACCTGCCAAGAGGCGGGTGTCGAGTGTGGTGCACCGAACGACGGTTGTGGCGGCAACCTCGACTGCGGCGGTTGCCCGTCGGGGCAGATCTGCGGGACGAGCGGCACGTGTGGCGCTTGCAGCGAAGGCGACCCGTGCGCCGCCTCGAGCCCCTGCAAGACCGCGAGCATGACTTGTGCGGGCGGTGAAGCGAAATGCGCCGACACCGGCAACGCAGCGGCCGGCACGAGCTGCGGCGCGGGGCAAGCGTGCGACGGGGCAGGCGCGTGTGCTTGCAAGCCGAAGACCTGCGCCGAGCTCGGCAAGGCTTGCGGTACCTTCAAGGACGACTGCGGCAACGACCTCGCCTGTGGCACGTGCCCGAGTGGGAAGGTCTGCGGCACCGACGGCCAGTGCGCTGCTTGTGTGCAGGGTGCAAGCTGCGCCGCGTCGGCGGTTTGTCACACCGCCAGCGTCGACTGCTCGGGCGGAGCGCCCAAGTGCAACGACACCGGGTTCACCGCTGCGGGTGTGTCTTGTGGACAGGGACAGGTCTGCAACGGCCAGGGAGCGTGTGTCGCTTGCGCCCAGGGCCAGAGCTGCGCGCCGAGCACGGCCTGCAAGACGGGATCGACGGACTGCTCGACGGGCGCGTCGGTCTGCCTGGTGACCGGGAGCCTGGCGGCCGGCACCGCCTGTGGCGCCGGCAAGGTGTGTGACGCCGGCGGCTCCTGCATCACATGCACGGATGGTGCTTCTTGCACGCCCTCACAGCTGTGCAAGACCGGAACGTTGACCTGCTCTTCGGGCAGTCCGGTGTGCAGCGCGGCAGGCAATGCTCAAAGCGGGACGGGCTGCGGCACCGGCAAGGTCTGTTATGCCGGGTCGTGCAGCAACTGCGCCGGCGGCAGCTCGTGTGTGCCGTCCAACCCGTGCAAGAACGGCGCGCTCGATTGCTCGAGCGGGCAGGGCGTGTGCAACGCAACGACCAACGTGGCCTCGGGCACGTCCTGCGGCTCGGGCATGGTGTGCAACGGCGGGACGTGTCAGGCGTGTAGCGAAGGCGGCGGCTGCACTCCGTCGAACCCTTGCAAGAACGGCTCAGTCAGCTGCAGTAGCGGCAGCTCCGTGTGCAACGCGACCACCAATGTGCAGAACGGCACGAGCTGTGGCTCGAACCTGGTTTGTTACAATGGTAACTGCAACGCCTGCCAGACCGGCGCCAGCTGCTCAGCGTCGAACGCCTGCATGAATGGTGTGACCCAGTGCAGTACCGGTCAGGCCGTATGCGCCACGTCTTCGCCCAAATCGAACGGCAGCGCCTGCACCGGCGCGGGCTGCACGGGTGGTTTCGTGTTCGGGTGCGACGGCAACGGCACGTGTGTGGCCGGCGACGAGTGGCAGTTCAGCTCCAACGCGGGCTACTGCATTGCGACCGTCTACTATTGTCCAGGCACACCCCAGCCGGGCCTCCCGCCGAGCAGCGGCGGCTACGCTCAGCTCGCGGTGCCGGCCGGTTGCGACTACTCGGGCTGCCCCACGGCGGACTCGTGCCAGCGGAACTTCTGCATGCCATGTCCGGTCGGCGGCTGCGCATTCTGTCCGACCTGGCCGACGCCCATCTTCAACTGAGCGCGGCCCGCCCCGAGCGTCAGCGAGCCCGACGCCCTTTGGGCTCCCGGGCGTGCACTCGCAGGTAACCCTGACTGACGAAATCGAAGACCTGCTGCGAGAGCACCTCGGCGCTCTCCTCCGCCAAGCCCAGCGTCACGGCTTGGTACAGCAGCTCCTTCAGCGCGCCGATGGTCAGGTAGGCGATCACCCGCGGCTCACCGTCCGCGACGATGCCCAGCTTCTGACCCTCGCGCAGGCTGTCGGTCAGGAGCTGGACCACAGCGTCGTAGAAGGTCGAGAGCTTGCGGTCGAAGGCCGGGTCTACGCCCTGCGCATCAGAGAGCAGGATCTTGGTCATGGCGCGATCCGCCAGACACATGCCGATGATGCCGCGAACGTTGGCGCGCGCCTGCTCGGCCACCGGCGCTGCGCCCGGCGCTACGTCGATGCGATTGATCGCCATCGTGAGCGAGGTGAAGAACCGATCCATGAGGTCGGAGAACACCGAGCGCTTGTCCTCGAAGTAGAGGTAGAAGGTACCGCGGGCGACGCCGGTCTCGGCCACGATGTCGTCAATGGTCGCCTGATGGTAGCCCCGCTTGGCGAACACATCGCGAGCGGCCGCCAGGATGTGCGAGCGGCGCTCGGCCTTGGACGCCGCCACCCTGCGTTTGCCGCGACCCCGCGCTCTTTCCGACGCTGGCGATTTGGTCTTCGCGCGGGCCACGGCGGAGACCATACGTGGTCGGACCCTGGCGTGTAAACGCGGGTCAGTTCTTGGTGAAACAAACCGTG is part of the Myxococcales bacterium genome and encodes:
- a CDS encoding TetR/AcrR family transcriptional regulator, with the translated sequence MARAKTKSPASERARGRGKRRVAASKAERRSHILAAARDVFAKRGYHQATIDDIVAETGVARGTFYLYFEDKRSVFSDLMDRFFTSLTMAINRIDVAPGAAPVAEQARANVRGIIGMCLADRAMTKILLSDAQGVDPAFDRKLSTFYDAVVQLLTDSLREGQKLGIVADGEPRVIAYLTIGALKELLYQAVTLGLAEESAEVLSQQVFDFVSQGYLRVHAREPKGRRAR